The genome window AGCACTTTATCAATCGCGTAATATTCCAGCCCTAAAAACACTTCAAGCTGTCGGGCTAGATAAATCCGAGGAATTTGTTAATAAACTTGGTATCACCTATGATGAAGGACAAAACGTAGAATCCAATGCTATCGGAGCAAACAGTTCCAACCCAATGCAAATGGCTGGTGCCTATGCTGCATTCGGTAACAAAGGAATCTACAACAAGCCACACACTGTTACAAAAATCGTTTTATCAGATGGACAAACAGAAATTGACACAGAACCACAAAGTACTGTTGCTATGAAAGAATCAACTGCTTATATGGTTTCAGATGTTCTAAAAGATGTTCTTTCTATCGGAACAGGTACATCAGCAGCCGTACCAGGCGTCCCTGCTGCTGGTAAAACAGGTACAACGAATATCCCACCTGAATTCACTTCGAAGTACTACTACCCTAGTGGTGCTGCCCGTGACTCATGGTTCGCTGGTTATACAACCAATTATTCTATTGCTGTATGGACCGGCTATGATGACAAGAAAAAATATGTATCTGCAAGTGAACAAAAAATTGCGCAGCGGATGTTTAGTAAATTAATGGCACATGCATCTGCTGGTAAAACTACTGCAGATTTCAAAATGCCTAGCAATGTTGTTTCCGTCCCAATTCTAAAAGGAAGCAACCCAATCGCCCGTGCTGCACAAGGCACTTCAAGCGATAAAGTAAGTTACGAATTATTCTTATCCGGAACCGCTCCAACAAAAACTGCTTCTACTCCAGAAGACGAGAAGAAAAAAGCAGAAGAAGCTGCGAAGAAGAAAAAAGCGGAAGAAGATAAAAAGAAAACAGATGAAGAGAAGAAAAAAGAAGAAGAAGCTAAGAAGAAAGCGGAAGAGGAAGCAAAGAAAAAGGCTGAAGAAGAAGCCAAAAATCTTACTGCCCCTGCCGGCTTGAGAGCAAGTTATAACGCTGGCTCTAAGCAAATTAATGTTTCTTGGTCTGCAGTAGAAGGAGCAACCTATGAAGTAACAGTCAATGGTTCCACTACTACAGTATCTTCTACCTCCGTTTCTGTAAGTGGCGGTAATCCTGGAGACACAGTTTCCATTAATGTCGTCGCCGTTAAAGATGGTAAGCGAAGCCCAGCCTCCTCTACCACTGTTAAAATTCCAGATAGTTAATACAAAAAGAGCGGAAGATGTTTAAATATCTTCCGCTCTTTTTTATGATCTTTTCGCAATCAATTTACGTTGTTCTAACATTAATTCATTTAATTGTCGAAAACCTAAATACGTATTACCTCGCTTTAATACGTATTCTAGCCGCTCGTCTAAATTGAGCGGTTTTGTCTCCAACGTTTTAATTTGGTCCATCAAATTATCTAGCTGTACCGGCCTGTGATTACTCCAAAATAAAATGGATAAAAAAATACCGAGCGCATCTCTAACAGTTACAGGAGAAGGCTTTTTATGCACTTTCAAATCAGCTTCCATACTTTCTACCAAATTGGTCATATGTTTCGCCAATTTGCGACAAGCTCGCTCTGTTTCATTTTTCCAAGGAATAACTCCACCACCTTTGGTAAAAAACTGTTGTTCTTGCCAAAAAGGTAGGCCACTAACATAAATTGATTCTGGATCATATTCTTCTAAAATAACATCCGGTGCTGGGAAATCAGGATGTGTTAATTCTACTGCATATTTAAATTCAGCCATCGAATCCCCTCACTTTCGCTTGTTTTTTTCCTTCTCTACATAAATAAAGCAAAGGACAGGTCGGGCATTCTGGGTTTCTAGCTTTACAATGATATCTTCCAAAGAAAATCATATAATGATGCGCATCAGACCAGAGCTCTTTTGGTAGTTTTCTTTCTAACGTTTCTTCCACTTCTACAACAGAATCTTTCCATCTACAAATCCCTAAGCGTTTACTAATTCGTTCGACATGTGTATCTACTGCGATTGCTGGAACACCAAAGCCAACTGATAAAACAACATTGGCCGTTTTTCTACCTACACCTGGAAGGCTCTCAAGTTCCGCATGCGTCTTTGGTACTTCCCCATTAAATTCGGTTAGAATTTTCTCGGATAATCCTTGAATATTTTTTGCTTTATTACGATATAAGCCAATGGAGCGAATATCCTCCATCAATTCTTCCAGTGGAACAGCCAAATAATCTTCTGGTGAGTGGTATTTTTCAAAAAGCGAGGCCGTCACGCGATTTACTAACACATCTGTACATTGCGCGGATAATACAACAGCCACCAGTAATTCAAACGTATTTTTATGAACTAGCTCACAGTGTGCTGCTGGAAACATTTTTGCCATTTCTTCTATGCATAATACGGTTTGTTTATTCGATAACAATTTCTGTACCTCACCCTTTTCTTTTTTCAAGCCAGTCGTATAGAGGAATCGAACCTGCGCTTTTTTTCACTTCCGTTTGGTTAATTGTTTGGCTTGTGCGCCCATTTTGATGAAATTCTTCCGCTACACGCTTGGCATCTTCTGTTGTCTTAACACCTTGTTTTGACCAGTTAAGCAGAATTCTATCAATATATCGGAAATTTAATTTTTGCGAAATAACAGCTTCTTTTAATGCTTCTTTGATTAAATCCGGGCTCGTTCTATCTTGCTCTACCCACGCGGATAACATTTCTGCCTCCATTGGAGAAAGCGGTCTTCCAAACTCTGCTTCGAATAGAGTATATAAATTGGTTTGTTTTTCTAACTCTTTTTCATGTTTACTATCTGCTTCCTTGTTTTCATATAAAGCGACTAGTTTACCCCAAAGTGGCGCCAAATTATATTGTTCAGAAATCATTCGTGAATTATCTTGGCTTTGTTCGATAGCAATCACACCTTTTTTCAAGAGTGAGTCCATCGTTTTAATTGTTTCTTCGAGTGGAAGTGTTGTTCTATTGGTTAACATTTCCATCGACGGGAAAAATTCTGCCTCTGCGGCAAAGGATTGAATTTGAAGTAATAGCACTAGTTCTATTTCGTTTAAGCCAATGGTTGCATAGTTTTTCACTAGCACTTGCGGCAATGTTACTTGCCCTTCAGCCATCCATTTTTCAAGAATTTTTGGATTCATATTTAACACCTCACTACAAAATTATAACATGGTTTTCGAGGGAAAAATATAAAAGTACTGCTAAAATCATGAAATCCACTGGAAAAGATTATTTTCAATTTAAAGTCCACAAAAAAAGTGAAGCCATTTGTTGGCTTCACTTTGTAACTTACGGATATAAACGGTTTAGTAAACGTGGGAATGGAATAGTTTCACGCACATGTTCTGTGCCTGAAATCCAAGCAACTGTACGTTCTAAGCCAAGTCCAAAACCGGAATGTGGTACAGAACCATAACGAGCTAAGTCAAGATACCAGCTATAAGCCTCTTGATCCAAGTCGAAGTCTTCCATTCTAGCTTGAAGCGTTTCTAAATCATGAATACGTTCGGATCCACCGATAATTTCTCCGTAACCTTCAGGAGCAATCATATCAGCACATAAAACAACTTGATCGTTTTCTGGATCTTCTGGCATATAAAACGGTTTAATTGCTTTTGGATAATGGGTAATGAAAACTGGTTTTTCGAAGCTGTCTGCAATCGCTGTTTCATGTGGTGCCCCGAAGTCGTCTCCCCAAACAATATCATCAAATCCTAATTCGTGTAAACGTTCAATTGCTTCTGTATAAGTAATACGTGGGAACGGTGCAACCATTTTTTCTAAATGACTCACATCACGACCAAGACGATCTAGTTCTAAACGACAGTTATCAAGTACTGCTTTTACTAGGAAAGCCACGTAGTTTTCTTGTACTTGTAAGCTATCTTCTAATTTGTAAAATGCCATTTCTGGTTCAATCATCCAGAATTCAATTAAGTGACGGCGTGTTTTTGATTTCTCAGCACGGAAAGTTGGACCGAATGAGAATACTTTACCGAAAGCCATTGCTGCAGCTTCCATGTATAATTGCCCACTTTGAGAAAGGAAAGCATCTTCTTCAAAATATTTCGTATGGAAAAGTTCGGTTGTTCCTTCTGGAGCACTTCCAGTCAAGATTGGTGGATCGATTTTTAGGAACCCTTCTTTATTGAAAAATTCATAGCTAGCGCGAATAATTTCGTTACGTATTTTCATAATCGCATGTTGACGGTTAGAACGTAGCCATAAATGACGGTGGTCCATTAAAAATTCCGTGCCATGCTCTTTCGGTGTAATTGGATAATCATGTGATTCACTAATTACTTCCACACTAGATACAGCCATTTCATAGCCAAATGGGGAACGAGTATCTTCGTTAATTGTACCTGTGACATACAAACTTGTTTCTTGCG of Listeria monocytogenes contains these proteins:
- a CDS encoding YpoC family protein; protein product: MAEFKYAVELTHPDFPAPDVILEEYDPESIYVSGLPFWQEQQFFTKGGGVIPWKNETERACRKLAKHMTNLVESMEADLKVHKKPSPVTVRDALGIFLSILFWSNHRPVQLDNLMDQIKTLETKPLNLDERLEYVLKRGNTYLGFRQLNELMLEQRKLIAKRS
- a CDS encoding DnaD domain-containing protein, which translates into the protein MNPKILEKWMAEGQVTLPQVLVKNYATIGLNEIELVLLLQIQSFAAEAEFFPSMEMLTNRTTLPLEETIKTMDSLLKKGVIAIEQSQDNSRMISEQYNLAPLWGKLVALYENKEADSKHEKELEKQTNLYTLFEAEFGRPLSPMEAEMLSAWVEQDRTSPDLIKEALKEAVISQKLNFRYIDRILLNWSKQGVKTTEDAKRVAEEFHQNGRTSQTINQTEVKKSAGSIPLYDWLEKRKG
- the asnS gene encoding asparagine--tRNA ligase; this translates as MKITINQASEFVGKEVTIGAWLANKRSSGKIAFLQLRDGTGFMQGVVVKAEVGDDIFATAKALTQETSLYVTGTINEDTRSPFGYEMAVSSVEVISESHDYPITPKEHGTEFLMDHRHLWLRSNRQHAIMKIRNEIIRASYEFFNKEGFLKIDPPILTGSAPEGTTELFHTKYFEEDAFLSQSGQLYMEAAAMAFGKVFSFGPTFRAEKSKTRRHLIEFWMIEPEMAFYKLEDSLQVQENYVAFLVKAVLDNCRLELDRLGRDVSHLEKMVAPFPRITYTEAIERLHELGFDDIVWGDDFGAPHETAIADSFEKPVFITHYPKAIKPFYMPEDPENDQVVLCADMIAPEGYGEIIGGSERIHDLETLQARMEDFDLDQEAYSWYLDLARYGSVPHSGFGLGLERTVAWISGTEHVRETIPFPRLLNRLYP
- the nth gene encoding endonuclease III; translation: MLSNKQTVLCIEEMAKMFPAAHCELVHKNTFELLVAVVLSAQCTDVLVNRVTASLFEKYHSPEDYLAVPLEELMEDIRSIGLYRNKAKNIQGLSEKILTEFNGEVPKTHAELESLPGVGRKTANVVLSVGFGVPAIAVDTHVERISKRLGICRWKDSVVEVEETLERKLPKELWSDAHHYMIFFGRYHCKARNPECPTCPLLYLCREGKKQAKVRGFDG